The Pasteurella multocida genome contains a region encoding:
- the rfaD gene encoding ADP-glyceromanno-heptose 6-epimerase, whose protein sequence is MIIVTGGAGFIGSNIVKALNELGRTDILVVDNLKDGTKFANLVDLDIADYCDKEDFIASIIAGDDLGDIEVIFHEGACSATTEWDGKYIMHNNYEYSKELLHYCLDREIPFFYASSAATYGDKTEFREEREFEAPLNVYGYSKFLFDQYVRAILPEANSPVCGFRYFNVYGPRENHKGAMASVAFHLNNQILKGEKPKLFAGSEHFRRDFVYVGDVAAVNIWCWQNNISGIYNLGTGNAESFLEVAKAVVKFHGKTEADIEIIPFPEHLKSRYQEYTQANLDKLRATGYDKPFKTVAQGVAEYMAWLNRK, encoded by the coding sequence ATGATTATCGTAACTGGCGGTGCTGGCTTTATTGGAAGTAACATTGTAAAAGCCTTAAACGAATTAGGGCGTACGGATATTTTAGTGGTAGATAATTTAAAAGATGGTACAAAGTTCGCTAATTTAGTGGATTTGGATATTGCAGATTATTGTGACAAAGAAGATTTTATTGCCTCGATCATCGCTGGTGATGATTTAGGGGATATTGAAGTCATTTTCCACGAAGGCGCCTGTTCTGCTACTACCGAATGGGACGGCAAGTACATCATGCACAATAACTATGAATATTCCAAAGAGTTATTGCATTATTGTTTAGATCGTGAAATTCCGTTCTTTTATGCTTCATCTGCAGCAACTTATGGTGATAAAACTGAATTCCGTGAAGAACGCGAATTTGAAGCACCATTAAATGTTTACGGCTATTCCAAATTCTTATTTGATCAATATGTACGTGCCATTTTACCAGAAGCTAACTCACCTGTTTGTGGCTTCCGTTATTTCAACGTGTACGGTCCACGTGAGAATCACAAAGGCGCGATGGCAAGCGTGGCATTCCACTTAAATAACCAAATCTTAAAAGGGGAAAAACCAAAATTATTTGCAGGCAGTGAACATTTCCGCCGTGACTTTGTGTATGTGGGCGATGTGGCTGCTGTGAATATTTGGTGTTGGCAAAACAACATTTCTGGCATCTATAACTTAGGAACAGGAAATGCGGAATCTTTCCTTGAAGTAGCAAAAGCCGTCGTGAAGTTCCATGGTAAAACGGAAGCAGATATTGAAATCATTCCATTCCCAGAACATTTAAAAAGCCGTTACCAAGAATACACACAAGCCAATTTAGATAAATTACGCGCCACTGGCTATGACAAACCGTTTAAAACGGTCGCACAGGGTGTAGCAGAATATATGGCATGGTTAAACCGTAAATAA